The segment GCAACAGAGGAGTTCAATCTCTTTTACTGGGTTTTCTTTGAGGAATTTCAATCTCTCATTCCGGTTGGCTTGAGAAATTTCTCTGATTTGCAGGTATAATCTTTTGCTTctctttaaatttaatttttattaatttgtttctaGAGAAgacttagcaaaaaaaaaaaaaaaaaaaacgaaatttTACTTTGGATTTTGAGCAGTGAAGTAGAATCAAGTAGCCTGATACAAGAATATAGGTGTTGTTATTTTGGAATCTAATTTTTGAAGGTTTATTGGTGAATGTAAGGttaaacttgtgattttttttaaattcaaattatatgtgTAGTTTGAATTTATAGAATGCTCTGTGCAAAGATCTATTCTTTACactgttagtgagtgggaaaaGATATTGTTCATGTTTTTGGAGTTATATAGTTGTTCTGTCGAATCCAACTGCATTGTAGGGATATAGTGaactatatttatttatttttttaactatataaTTGGGGCTGTAATTGTGTGTGGTTTATGTGTATTGATAGGTTATATTCAAATTAATATACATGCAGAGATATATGTTTTGTTGCTTTAGAATCCAGTCTTCGAAGATTTTATTGATGAATGTATGGATTAGTAGAGTGCTCAGTCCAAAGATCTATGCTTTATAATGTGTTAGTGAGtgagaaatgatttttttttctcttcatgtTTTTGGAGTTATGTAGTTGTTTTGTTGAATCCAAGTGCACTATAGGGGGTTAGtgaactttgtttttgttttaaatttgaattttggttgtttaagtggtttttttttttttttttgaaaacatttaagTGGGTTTTTAAGCATGTAGCTGTATGATTTTCTTTGCCTTTACTCACATATATTTAAGATGATTTTTGGGGcatttgataaattaataaacttaattgaaaaagaaaatcactAACTGGTTCACAAGATGTTAACTTAAATGGCATCAATGTCAAGAAAAAGTGCAACAACCAATAAACTTGTCACAATTTAGAGCTAGAAAGGTCTGTTAAATCAGACATCCATTTAAAAAAGGACAGTAAAACAATTTTCCTAAGATCTGTTTTACCCtctccaaatagtccacataATGCACATTGGTATTGCATACCAAATATCACTGTTAAGAGGTGTAGCAAACCTCTCCTTCCAACATTCCACCAAATCAAATGATAAAGTATTATTGTGGGAATGGTCCTCTTAATCTGGGTTATCATGATATTTGCATGTCCTATTAGTTTGAGCATTCTGGCTTCAATATTATGAAGTTATTATGTTTCTAATGTTTCATGGAATTTATTATTGTAGGCTATCACTTCATCAGGAATAAAGAAAGGTGAGCTGTTTCTGGCTGATGAACCCCTTTAAAATTTATGTTTCCCACTGATGCATGCTGAGCTATATTAGACCAAATCTTGTTAGTGTAATGTACATGGTCCTTAGGCAGTCAATCAGGATATCAATGGTCACtgctttttttgtttactttaaTGGCATCCTagcattttatatattaataattccAAGGCTTTTGCATCCTCACCAGATCACAACAAGGTAGGCAAGGGAAGATTAGAAGCTTGTCCTCAAAAGCAAGTAGTTAAGCAAGTGGACTAACACGATCAAGGTTAGTTTTTTCTTGAATGCTAGACTCTTGGATGTTGATGTTTTTGGTTGttctattttctatatatatatatattctttctttttgtttagtttattgAAAGTGTCGTATATGGTGGAGACTTGCACTAGTTCACTTTAGTTTATTGCTAGTATTAGACTTGATatactattaaaaataaaactagtatTTATTTAATGTTAACAAAATGTAagtaaaaaaagatataaaataattataaaaataaaataaaataaaacaaatgttacaattgagaagaaaaaaagggcaTTGCAGCCAGGGGGCCCTTGGCTCCATGCTTCTAGACTAGTCCACAAATAACACCGCCACTTGATTGATACCTTGTGAAGATAACCATTTTTTTCAAACCATAATCCAATGGGCATTGTATTGAGGTGCTCAGAGATAGTTCAGAGGTACAGAGAGAAAGTGAAAGTGATTGTCACACTCTCATTTGACCTGCTTTTTGTCAAACAGATATAGCTTTTACTTAAAAGAAGATATATCactgtatatatatgtgtgttaagtTAAACTTTGTCGCATGCTTACTACCCAGCATGGAGGAATTTGAAAGTGTATATTCTGTTTGCTTATGAGCttaattaacatattttttggTTCATGCATGTGGAAAATGACTAAAGAAACAGATTAGATGGGGATTCTTATGTTCAAATggtatatttgaatttgattttgccCTTTTGGTTGTATTTAATTAACCATCCCCTTCTTTCCCTTCCCTTTTCTAACTTGAACATGCCATTTTTTGTTCTATGTGGCTTCCATCTTAGCAGctaaaaattgtgatttttttttgtttgatgtgaAACAAAATAGAACCATGtaattcattttataattaTCCAAGTACTAGACAATTTAGGAACCTAAAGTCTAgaatttatgtgtttttgtgtttatttacaGTGAAGATGTCAATAGATAAGGCTTGGATGTTTATGAAAGATAGGGGGTCACAAGAATGGCAAAATGGTATGAAAGCGTTTCTAGATATGGCTTTTGCCGAAGTAGCAGAGGCAAATACAATTCGATGCCCATGTCGTAAATGTGTTAATGTGGTTCCTAAGACACGTAATGAGGTAGCACTGGATTTGTGTAAATTTGGAATGGATCAAAACTACAAGATATGGATCCATCACGGTGAAGAGTGGTATGATGAACCATCTAATGAAAATAGTGGGGGCATAGATAATGAAAGCAATCAGGAAAGAAGTGATGATGCTAGGGCATATGAGATGATCAATAATATGATGAGAGCTGAGAACTTGGCTAGTACTACAATTGGTGGAGATGATGATTTGCATATGCGGGATAGTGAGGAACCAAATGATAATGCTAAGAAATTCTTACTATTGTTACAGGATGCGGGACAAAAGTTGTACCCTGGttgtaaaaatttaacaaagttATCATTTGTTATGAGGTTGTTTCAAATGAAGTGTCTATATGGGTGGAGTAACAAATCAGTTGAGGGATTACTTGAATTTTTAAGGTTTTCATATCCTGATGGCAATTTGGTTCCTGAGTCATTTtacaatgcaaaaaaaatgatTCGGGATTTAGGACTTGACTACGAAAAGATTGATGCTTGCATTGATGATTGTGTGTTGTATCGAAATGAGTATGCTGATTTGGAAAAATGTCCAAGATGCAAGAAGTCTAGATGGAAATCGAATGAGAGTAATGGTAATATCATTGGGAAGAAAAAGAACCACAAAAAGGTTCCTCAAAAGATTCTACGTTATTTTCCATTAACCCCTAGGCTACAAAGATtgtttttgacaaaaaatataGCTTCCGAAATGAGATGGCATAAAGAGGGTAGAGTAGATGACGGTGTGTTAAGGCATCCAGCCGACTCCATGGCATGGAAACAACTAGATGAGGTTCACTCTTGGTTCGCATTAGACTCTCGTAATGTTCGACTTGGCCTTGCAAGTGATGGGTTCAACCCCTATGGGGTTATGAGTTCAAGCCATAGTACATGGCCTGTTATGTTAATTCCATATAACTTGCCACCATGGATGTGCTTGAAGCAACCTTTTTGGATAATGTCCATGATTATACCTGGTCCTACATCACCTGGAAATAACATTGACATTTATCTACAACCATTAATTGATGAATTAAATCAATTGTGGGAAAATGGTGTCGAGACATATGATGTCTCATTGGGGCAGAATTTTCGTTTGCATGCAGCAATTTTATGGACAATCAATGACTTCCCTGCATATGCAGTAATGTCTGGATGGAGCACCAAAGGAGGGCTAGCATGTCCATGTTGTCATAAGGATACGGTGTCATTAAGACTTAAGCATGGACGAAAGCATTGTTATATGGGTCATCGCAGATTTTTAGAAGCTAATCATAAATGGCGTAGGAATAAAGAAGCATTTGATAACACAAGGGAAACAAGAGAAGCACCAAAGCCATTATCAGGGGATGATGTGATTGAACAGTATAAAACTTTTGAGCAAGTGATCTTTGGCAAAACCACGGGTAAGAGGAAACGAGATCAAAAGATAAAGTGT is part of the Quercus robur chromosome 9, dhQueRobu3.1, whole genome shotgun sequence genome and harbors:
- the LOC126701217 gene encoding uncharacterized protein LOC126701217, coding for MSIDKAWMFMKDRGSQEWQNGMKAFLDMAFAEVAEANTIRCPCRKCVNVVPKTRNEVALDLCKFGMDQNYKIWIHHGEEWYDEPSNENSGGIDNESNQERSDDARAYEMINNMMRAENLASTTIGGDDDLHMRDSEEPNDNAKKFLLLLQDAGQKLYPGCKNLTKLSFVMRLFQMKCLYGWSNKSVEGLLEFLRFSYPDGNLVPESFYNAKKMIRDLGLDYEKIDACIDDCVLYRNEYADLEKCPRCKKSRWKSNESNGNIIGKKKNHKKVPQKILRYFPLTPRLQRLFLTKNIASEMRWHKEGRVDDGVLRHPADSMAWKQLDEVHSWFALDSRNVRLGLASDGFNPYGVMSSSHSTWPVMLIPYNLPPWMCLKQPFWIMSMIIPGPTSPGNNIDIYLQPLIDELNQLWENGVETYDVSLGQNFRLHAAILWTINDFPAYAVMSGWSTKGGLACPCCHKDTVSLRLKHGRKHCYMGHRRFLEANHKWRRNKEAFDNTRETREAPKPLSGDDVIEQYKTFEQVIFGKTTGKRKRDQKIKCYNWRKKSIFFDLPYWKTLLLRHNLDVMHIEKNICDSILGTLLEIKGKTKDGPNARHDLKVMGIRKDLHPKRKELTVEALDQIDHQIAETLCRLEQVFPPSFFDVMMHLPIHLAYEAKVAGPVQYRWMYPIERYLRTLKGYVRNKAHPEGSIAEGQNCMFEALCNSELQMAHHYILTNCEEVSPWVDEHIRELTSINPRNVEQRHKEQFSKWFKSQIEQLYDNQDERINEQILSLARGPDSCARVYSQYTINGFLFRTKESEQMLKTQNSGVVVKGDESTGYIDWFGVIKKIITLDYLGSNEVILFKCDWFEVPPQGRHQSRGYKKDVYGFINVDTTCLHYKDDPFILGIQAEQVCYAKDVENPNWCSVIKLRPRNLFAMPNREQEVDDENDNSNFEPYELNEVLRSQHDMGGSEEGSEDMTSWCRSDMEGLGIEVSVDENIHLEDDLLSDNNETDIEEDDNV